In Acidovorax sp. 106, the following proteins share a genomic window:
- a CDS encoding TetR/AcrR family transcriptional regulator produces the protein MPATSESSTPRAPRTRATSGRAMQKGQQTKAAIVEAALGLATHIGLEGLSIGALADITGMSKSGVFAHFGSREELQISVIREYHARFEQEVFYPAMSSPRGIARLRAMFDNWMKRTSIEIDSGCIYISGAVEFDDRTGPVRDALASSVMTWHAAMRRAIEQCKDCGELRADTNEEQMLFEIHGLILALHYEARFLQNLGSIERAVMGFQNILARYSAAGATAMAAAPAKAAPAAHRPAAARRKVSVSTTTTTSKE, from the coding sequence ATGCCTGCCACTTCCGAGTCCTCCACACCGCGCGCCCCCAGAACCCGTGCCACCTCCGGCCGGGCTATGCAAAAAGGCCAGCAGACCAAGGCAGCCATTGTCGAGGCCGCCCTGGGCCTGGCCACCCATATCGGGCTGGAGGGGCTGTCGATTGGCGCCCTGGCCGACATCACCGGCATGAGCAAGTCGGGCGTGTTCGCCCACTTTGGCTCACGCGAAGAACTGCAGATCTCCGTCATCCGCGAGTACCACGCGCGGTTTGAGCAAGAAGTTTTCTACCCCGCCATGTCGTCCCCCCGGGGTATTGCGCGCCTGCGCGCCATGTTCGACAACTGGATGAAGCGCACCTCCATCGAAATCGACTCGGGCTGCATCTACATCAGCGGTGCGGTGGAGTTTGATGACCGCACCGGCCCCGTGCGAGACGCGCTGGCCAGCTCGGTCATGACGTGGCACGCCGCCATGCGCCGCGCCATCGAGCAGTGCAAGGACTGCGGCGAGCTGCGCGCGGACACCAACGAGGAGCAGATGCTGTTCGAGATCCATGGCCTCATCTTGGCGCTGCATTACGAAGCCCGTTTCCTGCAGAACCTGGGCTCTATCGAGCGGGCCGTGATGGGTTTTCAGAACATCCTCGCGCGCTACAGCGCTGCGGGTGCCACCGCCATGGCGGCAGCGCCTGCCAAAGCCGCCCCCGCAGCCCACCGCCCCGCTGCCGCGCGGCGCAAAGTTTCCGTTTCAACGACCACCACCACCTCCAAGGAGTAA
- a CDS encoding acyl-CoA dehydrogenase C-terminal domain-containing protein, which produces MPTYTPPLRDMQFVMHEVFKVTDEFKAMPQHAEVDVDTINAVIEEAGKFASEVIFPLNISGDTEGCVLDKATHEVKTPTGFKEAYDTYVEGGWAALSCDPAYSGQGLPFVLNQCLYEMMNSANQAWTMYPGLSHGAYEALHAHGTDEQKALYLPKLTSGEWTGTMCLTEPHCGTDLGLLRTKAEPQGDGTYKITGNKIFISAGEHGMAANIVHLVLARLPDAPKGSKGISLFVVPKFNVKADGSLGERNPIYCTGLEHKMGIHGNATAQIAIDGAVGTLVGQPHKGLAAMFVMMNAARLGVGNQSLGLTEVAYQNALAYAKDRIQMRSLSGTKAKDKDADPIIVHPDVRKMLLTAKAYAEGARALQIYCTLLLDKVHSHPDEKVRAESEELVALLTPIVKAFITDNGHTATNACMQVFGGHGFIKEWGMEQYVRDNRINMIYEGTNTVQSLDLLGRKILGNNGATLKKLGKLIGKLVEEEGVNEKMAEFINPIAYLGDQMTKFTTEIGFKGLQNPDEVGAAAVDYLRVAGHLVFGYLFARMAQVALREIAAGNTDPFYGAKLQTARFYFAKLFPETATLMRTARAGSKVLMDTDLALA; this is translated from the coding sequence ATGCCTACCTACACGCCGCCCCTGCGCGACATGCAATTTGTCATGCACGAAGTCTTCAAGGTCACCGACGAGTTCAAGGCCATGCCCCAGCATGCCGAGGTGGATGTGGACACGATCAACGCCGTCATCGAAGAGGCGGGCAAGTTCGCATCGGAAGTGATCTTCCCGCTGAACATCAGCGGCGACACCGAAGGCTGCGTGCTCGACAAGGCCACGCACGAGGTCAAGACCCCCACTGGCTTCAAAGAGGCCTACGACACATACGTGGAAGGTGGCTGGGCGGCGCTGAGCTGCGACCCCGCCTACAGTGGCCAGGGCCTGCCCTTCGTGTTGAACCAGTGCCTGTACGAGATGATGAACTCGGCCAACCAGGCCTGGACCATGTACCCCGGCCTGAGCCATGGCGCGTATGAAGCCCTGCACGCACATGGCACCGACGAGCAAAAAGCCCTGTACCTGCCCAAGCTGACCAGTGGCGAGTGGACCGGCACCATGTGCCTGACCGAACCCCATTGCGGTACCGACCTGGGCCTGCTGCGCACCAAGGCCGAACCCCAGGGCGACGGCACCTACAAGATCACCGGCAACAAGATTTTCATCAGCGCTGGCGAGCACGGCATGGCCGCCAACATCGTGCACCTGGTGCTGGCCCGCTTGCCCGATGCGCCCAAGGGCAGCAAAGGCATCAGCCTGTTCGTCGTGCCCAAGTTCAACGTCAAGGCCGACGGCAGCCTGGGTGAGCGCAACCCCATCTACTGCACGGGCCTAGAGCACAAGATGGGCATCCACGGCAACGCCACGGCGCAAATCGCCATTGACGGCGCGGTCGGCACCCTGGTGGGCCAGCCGCACAAGGGCCTGGCCGCCATGTTTGTGATGATGAACGCAGCCCGCCTGGGCGTGGGCAACCAGTCGCTGGGCCTGACCGAAGTGGCTTACCAAAACGCGCTGGCCTACGCCAAGGACCGCATCCAGATGCGCTCATTGAGCGGCACCAAGGCCAAGGACAAGGACGCTGATCCCATCATCGTGCACCCCGATGTGCGCAAGATGCTGCTCACCGCCAAGGCCTACGCCGAAGGCGCCCGCGCCCTGCAGATTTACTGCACGCTGCTGCTGGACAAGGTGCACAGCCACCCCGACGAGAAGGTGCGCGCCGAGTCTGAAGAACTCGTGGCCCTGCTCACGCCCATCGTCAAGGCCTTCATCACCGACAACGGGCACACCGCCACCAACGCCTGCATGCAGGTCTTCGGCGGCCATGGCTTCATCAAGGAATGGGGCATGGAGCAGTATGTGCGCGACAACCGCATCAACATGATCTACGAAGGCACGAACACCGTGCAGTCGCTGGATCTGCTGGGCCGCAAGATCCTGGGCAACAACGGCGCCACGCTCAAGAAGCTGGGCAAGCTGATTGGCAAGCTGGTGGAAGAAGAAGGCGTCAACGAGAAGATGGCCGAGTTCATCAACCCCATCGCCTACTTGGGCGACCAGATGACCAAGTTCACCACCGAGATCGGCTTCAAGGGCCTGCAAAACCCTGACGAAGTGGGCGCCGCTGCGGTGGACTACCTGCGCGTGGCAGGCCACCTGGTGTTTGGCTACCTGTTTGCCCGCATGGCCCAGGTGGCCCTGCGCGAAATCGCTGCAGGCAACACCGACCCGTTCTATGGCGCCAAGCTGCAGACGGCACGTTTCTACTTCGCCAAGCTGTTCCCTGAGACCGCGACGCTGATGCGCACGGCCCGTGCTGGCAGCAAGGTGCTGATGGACACGGACCTGG